AAGAGTATTTAGGTAGGAAACTCCTACTTCCAAAAGCCGTAAACACCCAAAATAGCCATTTTGCTCTTCTGGAGTTGTCAGTGTGGTCAAGCAGCTACAGGTTTTTACTGTTGACTTTTACTGGACGAAGCTTTTGAGTAGTCAGCAGTTGAAACTCAGGTTTTGAAGGGAgtcaaaatgtgaaaatgttaCGGTAGGATCTGGATGTCTGTGTGGAGCATGAAAGGAAGAACGTGCCTTGGCCAGCATGCTGCAGTCCTGCAGATCCTGATGGCTGGACTGTACAAATGTTCGCTGCCCCGAGAATTTTGGATGTGCTGATTTCAGCTGCTCACCAGGCAAACAGCCAATGCCTTTGTCTCCCTGAATGACACAGGACTGGTATTTCTGAGACTGATCACAGCTTTTCATGCATGGGTTTTCCTCTCCTAGCTGTTTTTTTGGTCTTACTCTACTTGGTCTTTGTCTGCATTTGCCCACACTGTTCATGTTGGAAGCAGGAACTTGTCTGAGGTGTCTAATGGCAGTGGCTAATTTGTCATTGCTCTCTCTGAGGGCAATGGAGAGAGAGCAGTTGCTCCAGATGAACgtagaattatttaggttggaagaggcTTCTGGAGGTtatctagtccaatcccctaCTCAGAAACCAGCCTCTGGATGGCAGTACCTGGTGTGCTCTGGGAGGTCCTGCTGTCTCTCCCCACGCTGCCTATAGCAACAGCCAAGGGAGAGTAGCCTTTTTAACCCAGATGCCTCCTAAGTTGGAGCTTTCCCCAAGGTGTAAGAGCCCTTCTGACCTGGGGGCTGCTGGTCACGTGTGTGAGCCCAGGGATTTGCCCGGACAGTAATCTGCTTTAAACAAGATAGTGGCACCTTTGGGTGTTTCAGGTCGGTGATGCCTTGATCGGGGGCTCCTGGTATCTACTCCTAATCATCAGACCACTGGAGAAATCTCGAAGAGccttttgcatttctgcatcCATGCTGATCAGGGGTGATCTCTGTATATGGTCTCACATGTAACAGTGATCATGATTCAAGTATCAAGGCAAGTTCTTTCTGGCTGTCTAAGAGCTATTCGCACGTATGAGTTGATGGGTGGGCTCATATGTGAGGCAGGCAAGGAGGAGTGGTTTCACACCTGACAAAGGGATAACAGGGAGTGCTGAGAGGAGGACCTAGAGAGAtaggaggaaaatgagaaacaggaaGGTTTTgtcaaaacattattttgcaaCCACCAGAGCAGACTAAAGAGCCTAAAGAGGACCACAGTACAATAAAAGACAAGGTGATGGAGGAACAGAGGAATGCATGTTCTGTGGCAAAGAGGAGATATTtggaatataaaatatatatttcccTGGGTTCTTTGGCCCATGACAAGAACATTCACAGCTGGTCAACTGTCACAGCTGGTTACTTTCTTTTGACAGCGACTGTCCATTTATTCCTATATAACTGCTGAGGCTTCTGCCTCCCTAGCCTTACCTTCAATGATCTGTGTCCATCCTGCAGTTAAGCTTTGAGGTCAGGCACTGCTATTGGCAGCAGGTCAAGGCTCTCTGGAGGAAGCAAACACTTCTCTGGGGAAGTCCCTGAACCCCCCCTGGAGTTACCTTCCACCTACCCCCCACCCAGCTGAGGTCCAGGTTTCTCCCTCAGGCTGAGACTTTGCAGAAGCCCGTCAAGCCCTGGGCTTGGCCCCACCAGGAGGGGCAGAAGAGGGAAGGTGGGAGAACCTCTGTGTAATTACAGTGCAGCTGTGCTAGGTCCTGGCAAGGACGAGGAGGgtgagagagggaaggaaaggcagcagTGTTGGTTAGCAGAGCCTTAGTAACGTTAACAGGagccctgctgtgggcaggaggTAGAGGTCTGCATTCCTCCTAGCAGTAGTAATCCTGCCGGCAGTAGTAATCTCTCCGGGTCCCCAGTACAAAGGGAACTGTTAGCATTCTCCTCACCTGATACAGGGAAGACTGAATCATAAAGTGCTACAGTGAACCTGGCCCTGCTCACACAGCAGCCGGGTGGCAGAGCCGAGAGCTAAACCCGAGGCTTACCTAAGAGGAAGGTGTTTTTGTCTAGCTTCCCGCAAGCATGGCTAAGAGCTGCCTAAGGCAGAGCCTCTGTTTAAGGTTAGAGCGCAGCACAAGGTAGGTACGTCAGGTCTCAGCGCAAGCATCAGAGCAGGGTCTCTGGTGGGCATGTATCCTTCTCGGTAGACAAGAGCAACTGATGTTGAGGGGAACTATTTCTCACAGCTAGAATTTTCGTGGCTGAGTTAGGGGATTGATTTCTGGGCTTGGCTGGGGTGTCCCAAGGTGACAACAGGGAGCTGGCAGTGATGCCCCGGGGGCTGAAGGAGAGGGCGATGTGTTGGGCAGGTCGGGATGGggcactgaaatgcagaaggAGAACTGACCACTGCTACGCAGTGTGTGACCCTGTGCACCCACTTAAcctttttgttcatttgcttcCTCATGTGTGAAGCAGAGATAAGGATATTTTCCTGACTCAGCTAGAGGATGGCGAAGGTTAGTTTGTTAATGCTCTGTAAGAACATTGAGAGGAAACCTTACAAGGAGTACACAGCAATatggttgtttggttttattaagTTATTTGGCAGGAGGGAAATTACAGAACATCCCACTAGTATCATCTCAGCCTTTGGAGCCTcccagacagacacacacagagcaatAGGGAATGCTGCATTTTCAAGCTCCAAACAGTCAGTGTTTCATACTCATAAATATCCCCAGGATAtaaattgcttttctctgcatttggcctttgtgtgtgtgtgtgtttgcagatAAGCTaatggaagaaacagaagagctgTGTCTGCAGAGGGAGCAAAAAGAGGTGAGTGTTCATCACAAGCCAGTTCCCTTCACCTTCCACGTGGCAGGACTGGGAGGTTGGGAGCTGTTGGTCTGAGAGCATACCACTTTTCAgggagggaggctgcagagccaAAAGAGTCTCCAGCCAACCTCTGGGCCCTGTGGATGAAGAGAGGAATAAGAGCCGTGGCATGGGTTGGGTCCTGGAGGTGTATCCCTGCCCCCCTTCCCAGGCACTTTCCATGCAGCATGCTTGTGATGATGTCTCCAGGAGGACCAGGGAGGAAGATCAGATTAAATTAATAATCACTGGGTTGAATTAAACACTTGTTATTTGGTAGATTCAAGAGGACTCTGGCAATCAACTTGTCTGTCTCCCCAgttagaaagcaaacaaacagacaTGACATTGTTCTAGTGTAGAGATACCATTGTGAGAAACAAGGACCAGCAAAAAGCAATGTGGTTTATTCTTTGCACGCATCAGAGACGGGGAAAATAATAACCTTTGCACTAGGGAAAGCCCAAGAGGGCACTCCTTTAGATGTGACTCTTATACTTTAATTTGTCAAGTTTCTTATTATTTTCCAAACTATTCCTAACTTACATTTGCTTCATATAATAAAAGTAGCTCATTCTCATACTTAGACCAAATCTGTACTGGTTTTTATAGCACCATCATAAAGATATTGTGAGATAGCTTTGCAAATGTGTTGTCCTATTACACGGTAGGAAATCCTGCATGGATGTAGACCACCACATTGAAATCTTGCAAACTGCTGCACACTATCTTTTCCAGTTAATCCAGAATGCCTGTCACCCCTCTAGCAAAAGACGGCAATGGTGACTTAGGCTTCGCTGGCCTATGTTTTCCCTGTGTACATTTCTGCAGAGCTAAAGTCGAAAGGTGGCTTGGACACTCCTTTAGGGCTAAGCTACTTCTACCTTTGCAGGGAGACATCCCTTTCTGGTGAGATAGCCTGCTGCACAACCCGACACCACTGGGAGGGAAATGCCCTTGTCTAAAGACCCTGGAACAAATCTCTGCTCTTACAAAGCCTTGCATAGTATCTCCATTGCCCACAAAGAGCAGATGGGGCCAGGTTAGTTTGAAGGAGCTTGTTACTGATGAAGGAATGAATATATAGCTCACTGAACTGCGGCGGTCTGACTTGCTGTGAGCCTGAAGGCTTCAGAGCAATATGCTGGGAAAGCATCTTGAACTATGTATCTGCACCATGGAGCAAGAGTCTTATGAATTTATCTGGCGTCAGTGCTCTTTGGTGACCTGCCTAGCAGCTAAGGCAGCATCCTGCAAGGGGACCTGACTCGGAGCGGGACCCTCGCTGTGCTTTGTCCCTGTCTCCCTCCGTCTGCAGTAGGTCTCGGTACAACTGCTTCCTCTAGACTAGGGGAAGCGACTGTTACACTGCTTGAGGATAGCTTGTGGTTTTCAGTGCTCTTTAAGCATGGTCTTATTAGCACAAAGACAATGACAGGCTGATTAAACTGTGCAAAGCTGTCACTGTGCAGTTTGTGTTTTCCTGCCCGAGTGGGAATGGGAAGCAAGGCTGAGCTAGTAGAAATATCACACTTCaggcacagcagtgctggggctgtTACATTCCTGCCCGGGCTTTCTGTACCTGCACATGTGGGTGCCTGCAGGTGGTACATGCATGTTGAGTCCAGCTTTCCCAGGGAGCTTTGATCCTTTTGTACATGTGCAGCAAAGCTGATCCGTGCAGGGACCATGTCTGGAATTTCCAGGTGCCAGGTAACCCGGCTGGGACTTCTGGATGTCTGGAAATCCTCAACCAACCTTCAATCCCTTCTAATTTCCCCTGGACAAAAGTGTGGTGGAATCGGACACCCTATGGCTCTACAATAGTGCAGGTTAAAAGTCCTGGGCATTGTTAACAGGGAAGCCTTTCCCAACTAAGTGTGTCAGCAGAGTACATTGCTGTCTTCTCTTTCGGTCCAGGAACTCGAGCGTCTGAACCAGGTCCTGGAAGCAGAGAAGCACCGTTTTGAAGAGGTGGTACGGGAGCTGCGGCTGGAGCAGGAACAGATCAGACGGTAAGGTGGCAAACTGCGCAGGGCAGGGAAAGGACACAAACTCCTACACTGGCCAGAAGTGCTGGTGTGGTGGTGAATCAAAACAGTGGGTAAAACCCACCTATTTTGTGCATGTAGGAAGGAGAGATATGCTATATtgactgaaacagaaatggcTGAGATCTGTTTACCTGTGTTTGCTATCACCTGTATGACCAACAGAAGACTGCTTAGTTTCATTTTGCATTCCAGACTCCAGCAACCTCAAGGGCTGGGACATGAGCAAACCCCAGAGTAATTGGGGTAGCATGGCAATGGACAGGTGCTAGAGGACTTCAGAGAGGCAATTAGTTTGATTCACTGACCAGCCATGTGTGCTCCAGACATCTGAATCTGGTTTTCTACCATCAGTTGAATGGCACTGAGTGGATGATGCAGTTGCCTCTCCAAGaataattttgtcattttaagaGTTACACTATGCAAAATATGAACAGcaaatatatttagaaaaggAAGGATCCAAGTGCTTTGCCCTGAGTGTTGAAAGGGCATGTTTTGCCATTGccctctatttttccttttctctccctaaATAACGTCTCAGAAAAGCCAGTGTGATATTGCAaaccatttctgttttcatagaCCTACATCTGCTTAGATATGACTGCCCTGTCTGAGCTCTTCCAGTTGCAACCGTAGCCCTGCCCTTGCTAGAGAAGCATACTAACAGTTGGGTTTGGTTTGACGATCAGGAGGCACAGTAAAGTTCTGGATGCCCATAGTGTGTTCAAGGTGTGATGCTTCTTGGCAAGCTCCTGGCTCTCCAGGGCTGCCTGTACCAACCACCGGTTGCAGGTCCTGCACTAAGAGATCCACAGCCTGAGTGCGGTCTGTGGGGATAGTGTTCCCCTGCAATAGCTATCACCCTTTTTGCTTCTTTAGGGAGCTAGAGCTCACAGCCCACTCCCTTAAAGGagtggaggaagaaaagaaagagttgCGAAGCCTGACACAGTCCTTACAGAAAACCCTAGAGGTGAGTGACCACTTCTCCCCTCTGAGTGACAGCATTTTGGGAACAATCCAGGAGAAGTGACCAGGGCTGAAAGCAATGCTGTCCTGTGGAATCAATCTAACATCCGCTAGTGCTGGAGTTGAGTCCTGTGCGGATGAATAGATTCGTTCAGTAGCTAATATGAAGGCCAAAATCCCCTTCAGAAAAGGACAGAAGTGACACAGAGCCCAGCAGAACCAAATTTTCTCAGCAGTGCCAGGACAATAACCATAAGCTGCAGTTTGGGAAGCTCAGGTTGAACACTAGAGAGAGATTTTTCACCAGACAGGTAGGGCTGACCTAGCAGGCACTGCGACAGCCTGAGGAATCTCCATCCTGGAAGATTTTCACAACTTAACTGTAGAAAGCCACTGCTGACCATATCTTGCTGTGTTGACAGACCTGCTCTGAACAGGAGGCTGGACTAGAGCCtaccagaggtcccttccagccaaCATGGCTATAATTCTGTGatagcttctgattttttttattttttttttaactgcaacTCCCTAAGCCCTGCTGGAaattgcagcagcagagaggtaTTCCTTGTTCACACAAGGGAGCATGGTTCCCAGAGAATCATGTGCCATGTGAGAATTTAGGAAACACAGTGCTGATCTATTACACCCTTTCCTTACTTCTTATTACTCTGGTGGATTGGTGGAAAGTGGCTTTTCTGAATGCATATCGGTCGTGAAATTTCCACACAGCTGGCCTGCTGAAGCCCAATGTCATCCTTAATGTTTGTGTTAGATCCTGCAAGTTTGTCCAAAAATCTGTTACTGATGTCCCTTTTGAACTCTTCTCCTTGCCCACAGCTATGGGTACGAAAAGAGAACCGGAAAGCTAGGGAAGGAGCATTCATGCCCTAGTTGCACACCGGACTGAACCCTTCACAGGAAAACAACATGATATGTCCTATTGCCCCACAGTTGGGAGCACCACAGAGGGGATGCCCCTAGTTCACACTGAGGAGCAAGGTGAGGAGGGAATGCAGGGAATCTGACTGTATTGGTGATGGACTAGAGAAGAACAAGGCTCTGGTCCCTGAGCTGGGTCCTCGCTAGCATATCACGTCAAAGGGGCCTGCAGGTCCTTGCCCCCTTGCATAGTGAAGGCTATGGTGGAGGCTTGCTCCCGAAGAGGCAGGTAGGAAGGGAAAAGCCCATTTTATTGCTCCTGTTTGTAACTTGAATGAGGAATGTGGATGTAAGGATGGAAGGACTCAATAGGGAGGAGCTAGGCAGGAACAGGAGCAGAAATGTTAGACTTGCCTGATACTCACAACCTCTGCCCTTCTTCAAGGAGCTCTccctggaaaagcagcaaatgctGGAGATGctagaagaaaatgagaaccAGCTCCCACCTCCAACCAGCCCCAGCAAGGAGCAAAGCCCCATCTGGGGACTGCACTGCAGCCTGCGACAGATTGAAGAGAAGatgcagcaacttctggcggAGAAACTCCTGGCAGAGAAGAGGTGAAGTGGGGGCAGGGGCTCTTACGGCGGTGCCAGCGACAGGGATGTGGGACAAGGTGCGATCCAGTGTGAAGAGGGTGGTGGGAAAAGACGTAGTTTTCCCCCCTCGCAGGTGGGAGGCAATCAGAAAGGGTACGGCTAAATATTTCCAGGCTTAGAATTAGGATCACTTCAAAACTGTTCCCATTTATCCTGAGACCTGTAGAAAGGTAAGATCCTTTATAATTTCCATTCCTGGGTGCAGTAAAGGGAAGAGGACACTTCTGCCCTGCTCAGGCTTAGTGGTGCCAAATGATGTGGCTATCTGCTGACTTGCTTTTTGGTTGCCAACACAAGACAAGTCTGGAAGCTTTTCTGGTTCCCGTGGCAGGAGTTCAGGTTATAAACACTTCAGAGGGGACAGAGTGAGGCAGGGCAGCTGAACTCCGTGCTGCTGCTTGGGCCTGCTCCTTTCACATCAGGACGTAGGCACGTGAATCCATTTGGTGTTCATGGACTTGACCACAGGAAGTGTTTGGTGCTCCTGGACCTCGTCTGCGGGTTAAGAATGTTCCGTTCAAGAACTGGCCACCTGGCTTTCTCCAGCAATGCCTGTGTTATTGAAGTGCAGCACAGACAGTGCTCCTGTTAGTGCCTCTTTGCTCAGGGCAGCCAGGTAGTTAAGTGTGCCCCATCACGATACTGAGCCCCTTCCTTCCTGTGAGTTGCGCTGGGGTGGGAATGGTCATCCTCCTTTGCTGTGCTGTGCACCAGGATGAAGGAGAACGAGGAGCGGTCCCGAGCGCTGGAGGAGGAGCGGGAGTTTTACTCTTCCCAGTCGCAAGCGCTGCAGAACTCTCTTTCGGAGCTGACCGCGGAGAAGCAGCAGACGGAGAGAGACCTCAAGGTATCCCCTGCGTATGTCACATATTGCTGTGCCTGGGCCCAGAGTtctctcattttcccttttggTTCATCCACTATCAAGCCGGAGACttggttttatttggttttcattttgcgGTCACAAATCTTCATTTGCCATGCTTCCTACCATGGTATATGATGTATCTATGCAGCGCtactatttattttctcattctgaGGCCTGATTAACCCATTCAGTAAAAGTCTTTTCATGTGCTACTGTGAAAGCATCATCTAAAggtggagggaggaagaaaaagtaaaagaggAAAGTAGACACAATCAAGAATAAagattatttcaaagaaatgctAATATGGACATTGCAGAACTGAGCAGAAATCTTCCCTCCTCACTTGTGCTCAGAGGATCAATCTTAAAATTTGTAAATCTTCAGGAACCTCTGCATGAACTTGGGTTCAAAAGCAGAGGAATGCAGGCGAGGTACCAGCCCTCCTTCATTATCCCAGTAATGGAAGATACCTTAATCTATGCAAAGTATGGACAAAgtatgctattttattttaatctaaatAATGTAAAGATTATGCTTATTATTGGCTGTTTGACACTCAACCTCcttctataaatattttgtcCAAAACCACCccaattcttctttttcctgcacCTCCATGTTCCTGTAACCTTCCACTTGGCCAAACTACAGCTAAGTTGACCCAAGCTGTATTAGTTATTCTCATTTGCTAAGCTACTGCTGATATTATCCTTTATTGCTAACTTTTCTTGCGTTTTGTTTCTGAAACTAAGTACTGTACACCCCTTTGTGGGAACTGACTGCCTTTATCTCAAGTCCATCTCAGCTGGTAAGATGTCCTCCTGTTCCTGCTCAGCTGCAAGTACTTGCTTAAGCACGAATTCACATGTTGAAATACCATCTCTGATTCCACCTGATTCATACAATGAGAGGAAACCTGTGAAAATGAAAGTCAGACTAAAGGAGAGTTACTAAAATAATCTGGACTTCAAATTCAGATTCTTTTTGGAGACATGAGGAACAACTTTTATGTTGTCTTACAATATTTCTGTTGGGTTTCCTTActgctgtcttttcattttcacctgCCTGGTGGGTCCCTCACAGACCTTGTGAGTTAGCAGGATGGTTACTGAGGTGCAAGCTGTTCTTCCGCAATGCTTATTCTCTTCCTCAGGCTGAAGTGAAGGTGCGCATGGATCTGGAGAAGAGACTAAGAGAAGCTGAGGAAGCATTGCAGAGCTTGGAGCAAGGCTTAAATTCTCTGGATTGCaacaaggagaaagaggagaagatgAAAGCAGATGTCAGTAACTTGAGAAGTAAGTCAGTCATCCGTCCTCTCTACTGATCAGCAAGCTCTGAGAGAGGAAATACTTCTACCCATCTTCCCAGACACAAAAAGTTCCCAAATTAGCAAAGCTGCGCATAATGTCTTCTCCCAACTCCTTGTACCTCAACCACACCTCCCTTTTGAGGATCCAGAATGTGCTATGCAGGCATTTGACATTTTGCCCTCAAAGGAGTATAAAATTATCCCAGCCTTCCCTGTTGGGTGGAAGACAAACCTGGGGCAGAGATGAGcaaatgctttccaaaatgTCAAACAGGGAAGCTGTGGCAGAGCTGTAAAGACTGACTAGGTCTGAGTTATAAAGAGTCCTCTGACTCCCCTCAAGATAATCTTTTCTCAGCCTTGGTTACGAGAACATCAGCAGTTCAAGGACTGTGGTTGCTGTAGCAACGTGCTGGTAGGTGACCCAGCAGGTGAAGTTTGGATCCTTACTCAGAGCTGAATCACTGCATCAGcccagcactgctctgctgaGACAACTGCAGTCCACAGGTCAGGTGTAACACTTGGGTTCCTCACAGCTTATCCCCGTTTCTTCACctgttttgggttgttttggtgtttttttctgtaagatggGGCGTTACCCTAGCATCTGGCTTGAGTCAAGTTTGGGAATTGACATTAGCAGCCTCAGTTGGGTGAagtcttgcttctttttcctcctcaagTATAGTGCAGGGGGAAGCTGCTATGAACATGCTGTATCTGTGCACTTAAGGCTTCATTTCAGTGAAAGGTGGATATATTGGGCCAATATAGAAAAGCCAAAAAGTCCTGTGGCATTCTAGGCACAGATACATATATAAGTATAAATACATCTATAAATAGTTTTTgtataaatacacatatttacaatttatatatataaatatctgtaaataaaataagtatTGTTCAGTAGTTTCTACATTAGATCTCTAAACTGAGACAAAAGGGCATGATTCTGAACTTCATCCCACTGGCTCAGAGCAATggtaagaaaacaaagctaaagTGGATGTGTTGTTCTCAGCATTCAACTAGAGCTGAGCTTCCTGCACAGGGCATAAGCGAGTAACCTCTGTCACTGAATGTCTCCTGACACTCATTTCCAATCTTAGATTTTGGgggatgttttctttaaaagagtaaaaatgtACTGGTGAGCAAAACACTAGAGAAAGTGAGGGACCggcaatgttttctttaacatCAGTCCCAGCACAGATTGCCTCAGACCTTCCAAGTGattcctgccctgccctgcccttaCATGTAAGAGTTGGGGCGCATTAGCGCGTGAGCCCTCTGAACAGCAAGGGACCAGCGACAGGCAGGAGGACAGCAAGACTGGAATGGCAGAAGATACGCCGGTTAGACCACAAGAGGGGAAATGGGCCAGGAAAAGCAGCTTCTGTGGCAGATCAGGACAGAATAACGTTGTCGGAGTTTGGACATGGGGCTTTGCGTGAAGCCTGTAAAGTGTGTATGTGCTAGTATTTGCTCCGCTATTAAGAAATCCCTGGCCATGTATGGCCTGGgtgtgtgtgcctgtgccaGTGTTGCCAACACCACCCTTTCCACAGTTAGACTTGACTGGTTTTAGAAGtccttcaaagaaaaagcaatgagcAAGGCTTCAGACCCCTCTGTTGCAAGAGAGTTGAGGAGTTTTATCATAATATCAGAGGCTTTTGGCAGTTGAATCATGAGCAGCTATGGGAATGATTGATGGGGAATGGATGGTTGCAGttctttctgtaatttcagTATGCATTTGTTGGGGACTGGAGGTGTTTGTCACTTTGAACTTGTTCGTTCTCATGATATTCTGAAGCTTCATGGATTGTTGTTCGTGAACATCTAGGGAGGTGTTGAATGTCATTACCTGGCTCAGCCCATCGGCAAGTGCAGTCCCTTGTGACTGGTTCATTCCTTCAAGTGTCTCTCCTGTCACTGCTCACAGTGGTGTCTTCTCCTCAGAGTTCTTTGAAGAGTGCATCCGCAATGCTGAGCTGGAGGCCAAGATGCCCGTGATCATGAAGAACTCTGTGTACATCCACAAGGCTGCCACTCGTCGCATAAAGAGCTGCCGCTTCCACCGCCGGAGAGCCAGTGCTTCATGGAATGACTGTAGGTATCGGG
The Gavia stellata isolate bGavSte3 chromosome 7, bGavSte3.hap2, whole genome shotgun sequence genome window above contains:
- the PLEKHD1 gene encoding pleckstrin homology domain-containing family D member 1, encoding MFASKSSSVSPSPSMEQADSDALDISTKVQLYGVLWKRPFGRQSAKWSRRFFIIKESFLLYYAESEKKSFESNKYFNIHPKGVIPLGGCIVEPKEEPNMPYAIKISHEDFHGNIVLAAESEFEQAQWLEMLQESGKVTWKNAQLGEAMIESLEAQGLQLAKEKQEYLDKLMEETEELCLQREQKEELERLNQVLEAEKHRFEEVVRELRLEQEQIRRELELTAHSLKGVEEEKKELRSLTQSLQKTLEELSLEKQQMLEMLEENENQLPPPTSPSKEQSPIWGLHCSLRQIEEKMQQLLAEKLLAEKRMKENEERSRALEEEREFYSSQSQALQNSLSELTAEKQQTERDLKAEVKVRMDLEKRLREAEEALQSLEQGLNSLDCNKEKEEKMKADVSNLRKFFEECIRNAELEAKMPVIMKNSVYIHKAATRRIKSCRFHRRRASASWNDLKQSQSFIFAHAEAENIEELKDAAKRLSRDQRFRETLYQIMRLQKDSASGDKK